In Janthinobacterium sp. 67, a genomic segment contains:
- a CDS encoding DUF2160 domain-containing protein — protein MFGWMAWTPEVAIFFICIGLMLAGMTVWQIRSPSIERKGFLPMPTTRGDRLFIGLLTAAYVNLAWAGFTEMQQAIGAAISFVLLLIVMRWG, from the coding sequence CTGTTCGGCTGGATGGCGTGGACGCCGGAAGTGGCCATCTTCTTCATTTGCATCGGCCTGATGCTGGCCGGCATGACGGTGTGGCAAATCCGCTCGCCCAGCATCGAGCGCAAGGGTTTTTTGCCCATGCCGACGACGCGCGGCGACCGGCTGTTCATCGGCTTGCTCACGGCGGCGTATGTGAATCTGGCGTGGGCGGGGTTTACGGAAATGCAGCAGGCCATCGGGGCTGCCATCAGTTTTGTGTTGTTGTTGATTGTCATGCGTTGGGGATAA
- the glpK gene encoding glycerol kinase GlpK: MTTYILALDQGTTSSRAILFDHAGRPHASAQREFRQIFPQPGWVEHDANEIWASQEGVLQQVLCDSGVAASDVAAIGVTNQRETTVLWDRVTGEPVANAIVWQDRRNAAYCEQLVEQGKADLIQQKTGLVLDAYFSATKLKWLLDNVPGARARAERGELAFGTVDSWLIYKMSGAHLTDTSNAARTMLFNIHTLQWDTDLLALLGIPASLLPDVVPSSGVAAHTHAALLGVSVPIAGIAGDQQAATFGQACLKPGMAKNTYGTGCFMLMNVGKRPLPSKNRLLTTVGWSLGAGSDKTDYLLEGSAFIAGAAVQWMRDGIGIIRDSSEVEALATSVPDSGGLVFVPAFAGLGAPYWDPYARGTLIGITRGTGKAHIARAALEGVAYQNVDVLSAMQDDAGIALSELRVDGGAARNDMLMQFQADILNVPVVRPVVTETTALGAAYLAGLAVGFWESQEEIAAQWQVGRRFEPKMAADERLTRLHKWQRAVERSRDWSE; the protein is encoded by the coding sequence ATGACCACATACATACTTGCTTTAGACCAGGGCACCACCAGCTCGCGCGCCATCCTGTTCGACCATGCGGGCCGGCCGCACGCCAGCGCGCAGCGCGAGTTCCGCCAGATTTTTCCCCAGCCGGGCTGGGTCGAGCATGACGCGAACGAAATCTGGGCCTCGCAAGAGGGCGTATTGCAGCAGGTGCTGTGCGACAGCGGCGTGGCCGCTTCCGACGTGGCCGCCATCGGCGTGACCAACCAGCGCGAAACGACGGTGCTGTGGGACCGCGTTACGGGCGAGCCCGTCGCCAACGCCATCGTCTGGCAAGACCGCAGAAATGCGGCCTATTGCGAGCAACTGGTCGAGCAGGGCAAGGCGGACTTGATCCAGCAAAAGACGGGCCTGGTGCTGGACGCCTATTTTTCCGCCACCAAGCTCAAATGGCTGCTCGACAACGTTCCCGGCGCCCGCGCGCGCGCCGAACGGGGCGAGCTGGCCTTCGGCACCGTCGACAGCTGGCTGATCTACAAGATGAGCGGCGCCCACTTGACGGACACGAGCAACGCGGCGCGCACCATGCTGTTCAATATCCACACCCTGCAATGGGACACGGACTTGCTGGCGCTGCTCGGCATTCCCGCCTCCCTGCTGCCCGACGTCGTGCCCTCGAGCGGCGTGGCCGCGCACACGCATGCGGCCTTGCTGGGCGTGTCCGTGCCGATCGCCGGCATCGCGGGCGACCAGCAGGCCGCCACCTTCGGCCAGGCTTGTTTGAAGCCGGGCATGGCCAAGAATACCTACGGCACGGGCTGCTTCATGCTGATGAACGTGGGCAAGCGCCCCTTGCCATCGAAAAACCGGCTGCTGACGACGGTGGGCTGGAGCCTGGGCGCCGGCAGCGACAAGACCGATTACCTGCTCGAAGGCAGCGCCTTCATCGCGGGTGCGGCCGTGCAATGGATGCGCGACGGCATCGGCATCATCCGCGACTCGTCCGAAGTGGAAGCGCTGGCCACCAGCGTGCCCGATTCGGGCGGCCTCGTCTTCGTGCCCGCGTTCGCTGGCCTCGGTGCGCCATACTGGGACCCGTATGCGCGCGGCACCCTGATCGGCATCACGCGCGGCACGGGCAAGGCGCACATCGCGCGCGCGGCATTGGAAGGCGTGGCTTACCAGAACGTGGACGTCCTGTCCGCCATGCAGGACGACGCGGGCATCGCGCTATCGGAATTGCGCGTGGACGGCGGCGCGGCCCGCAACGACATGCTGATGCAGTTCCAGGCCGACATCTTGAATGTGCCCGTGGTGCGTCCCGTGGTGACGGAAACGACGGCCCTGGGCGCCGCCTACCTGGCGGGCCTGGCCGTGGGTTTCTGGGAATCGCAGGAAGAAATCGCCGCCCAGTGGCAGGTGGGACGCCGTTTCGAGCCGAAGATGGCCGCCGATGAACGGTTGACGCGGCTGCACAAATGGCAGCGGGCCGTGGAGCGGTCGCGCGACTGGAGCGAGTGA
- a CDS encoding carbohydrate ABC transporter permease yields the protein MMHKKMSSTILVVFLLGSLLPIYWMLNMSLKTNEEIVGVLSLWPQQLTFANYHTIFTDRSWYSGYINSMIYVALNMVMSVTVALPAAYAFSRYNFVGDKHLFFWLLTNRMTPPAVFLVPFFQLYSTVGLMDTHLAVALAHMVFNVPLAVWILEGFMSGVPKEIDETAYIDGYSFPRFFIRIFLPMIKSGVGVTAFFCFMFSWVELLLARTLTSVNAKPIAATMTRTVSAAGMDWGVLAAAGVLTIVPGALVIWFVRHYIAKGFAMGRV from the coding sequence ATGATGCACAAGAAAATGAGCAGCACCATCCTCGTCGTCTTTTTGCTGGGTTCGCTGTTGCCCATCTACTGGATGCTCAATATGTCGCTCAAGACCAACGAGGAAATCGTCGGGGTCTTGAGTCTGTGGCCGCAGCAACTGACGTTCGCCAACTACCACACGATTTTTACCGACCGGTCCTGGTACAGCGGCTACATCAATTCCATGATCTACGTGGCCTTGAACATGGTCATGTCGGTCACGGTCGCCTTGCCGGCCGCCTATGCTTTCTCGCGCTACAACTTCGTGGGCGACAAGCATTTGTTCTTCTGGCTGCTGACCAACCGCATGACGCCGCCCGCGGTCTTCCTCGTGCCCTTCTTCCAGCTGTATTCGACGGTGGGCCTGATGGATACGCACCTGGCCGTGGCGCTGGCGCACATGGTCTTCAACGTGCCGCTGGCCGTGTGGATACTGGAAGGCTTCATGTCCGGCGTGCCGAAGGAAATCGACGAGACGGCATATATCGACGGCTACAGTTTCCCGCGTTTCTTCATCCGCATCTTCTTGCCGATGATCAAGTCGGGCGTGGGCGTGACGGCCTTCTTCTGCTTCATGTTCAGCTGGGTGGAATTGCTGCTGGCGCGTACTTTGACGTCCGTCAACGCCAAGCCGATCGCCGCCACCATGACGCGCACCGTGTCGGCGGCCGGCATGGACTGGGGCGTGCTGGCGGCGGCGGGTGTGCTGACCATCGTGCCCGGCGCGCTGGTGATCTGGTTCGTGCGGCATTACATTGCCAAGGGTTTCGCGATGGGGAGGGTGTGA
- a CDS encoding ABC transporter substrate-binding protein translates to MKLKFTVFAAAAMLVSNAALADAKQAQTWIDKEFQPSSLSKEQQLAEMKWFIDAAAKLKAKGIKEISVVSETIDTHVYESKTLAKAFEEITGIKVRHDIIQEGDVVEKLQTSMQSGKSIYDGWISDSDLIGTHYRYGAVEPLSDYMAAKGKEFTNPGLDLKDFIGISFTTAPDGKVYQLPDQQFANLYWFRADWFARKDLQAKFKAKYGYELGVPQNWSAYEDIADFFTNDVKELDGKKVYGHMDYGKKDPSLGWRFTDAWLSMAGAADKGIPNGMPVDEWGIKVAADKCTPVGASMSRGGATNSPAAVFALTKYIDWMKKYAPPQANGMNFSESGPVPAQGEIAQQIFWYTAFTAGMTKPGLPVVNKDGTPKWRMAPSPHGPYWKEGMQNGYQDVGSWFLFKSTPDDRKAAAWLYAQFVTSKTVSLKKSIVGLTFIRDSDIRHDYFTKHANEYGGLIEFYRSPARVAWTPTGNNVPDYPKLAQLWWKNVATAITAEKTPQAAMDNLAEEMDQVMARLQRAGMKACAPKLNPKGDPNQYLSDQHAPWKKLANEKPKGETIAYDKLLQAWKEGKVR, encoded by the coding sequence ATGAAATTGAAGTTCACGGTCTTCGCGGCTGCGGCCATGCTCGTGTCGAATGCGGCCCTGGCCGACGCCAAGCAGGCGCAAACCTGGATCGACAAGGAATTCCAGCCTTCCAGCCTGAGCAAGGAGCAACAGCTTGCTGAAATGAAATGGTTCATCGATGCGGCGGCCAAGCTGAAAGCCAAGGGCATCAAGGAAATTTCCGTCGTCTCGGAAACCATCGACACCCATGTCTACGAATCGAAGACCCTGGCCAAGGCCTTCGAGGAAATCACGGGCATCAAGGTGCGCCACGACATCATCCAGGAAGGCGACGTGGTGGAAAAGCTGCAGACCTCCATGCAGTCCGGCAAGAGCATCTATGACGGCTGGATTTCCGATTCCGACCTGATCGGCACCCACTACCGCTATGGCGCCGTCGAGCCGCTGTCCGACTACATGGCCGCCAAGGGCAAGGAATTTACCAATCCCGGCCTGGACTTGAAAGATTTCATCGGCATCAGTTTCACGACGGCGCCCGATGGCAAGGTCTATCAACTGCCCGACCAGCAATTTGCCAACCTGTACTGGTTCCGCGCCGACTGGTTCGCGCGCAAGGATCTGCAAGCCAAGTTCAAGGCCAAGTATGGCTACGAGCTGGGCGTGCCGCAGAACTGGTCCGCCTATGAAGACATCGCCGACTTCTTCACGAATGACGTGAAGGAACTGGACGGCAAGAAAGTGTATGGCCACATGGACTACGGCAAGAAAGATCCGTCGCTGGGCTGGCGCTTTACCGATGCGTGGCTGTCGATGGCTGGCGCGGCCGACAAGGGCATTCCGAACGGCATGCCTGTCGACGAATGGGGCATCAAGGTGGCGGCTGACAAGTGCACGCCCGTGGGCGCCTCGATGTCGCGCGGCGGCGCCACCAATTCGCCGGCGGCCGTCTTTGCGCTGACGAAATACATCGACTGGATGAAGAAATACGCGCCGCCGCAGGCGAACGGCATGAATTTCTCGGAATCGGGCCCCGTGCCGGCGCAGGGTGAAATCGCCCAGCAAATCTTCTGGTACACGGCGTTTACAGCCGGCATGACGAAGCCGGGCTTGCCAGTGGTGAACAAGGACGGCACGCCGAAATGGCGCATGGCGCCGTCGCCGCACGGCCCGTACTGGAAAGAGGGCATGCAGAACGGCTACCAGGACGTCGGTTCCTGGTTCCTGTTCAAGTCCACGCCCGATGACCGCAAGGCCGCCGCCTGGCTGTACGCGCAATTCGTCACGTCGAAAACCGTGTCGCTGAAGAAATCGATCGTCGGCCTGACCTTCATCCGCGACTCCGACATCCGTCACGATTACTTCACGAAACACGCGAACGAGTACGGCGGCTTGATCGAGTTCTACCGCAGCCCCGCCCGCGTGGCGTGGACGCCGACCGGCAACAACGTGCCCGACTATCCGAAGCTGGCGCAGCTGTGGTGGAAGAACGTGGCAACGGCCATCACGGCGGAAAAAACGCCGCAAGCGGCCATGGATAACCTGGCCGAGGAAATGGACCAGGTCATGGCGCGCCTGCAGCGGGCCGGCATGAAGGCGTGCGCGCCCAAGCTCAATCCGAAGGGCGATCCGAACCAGTATCTGTCGGACCAGCACGCTCCATGGAAAAAGCTGGCGAATGAAAAACCGAAGGGTGAAACGATAGCCTACGACAAGCTGCTGCAAGCCTGGAAAGAAGGCAAGGTAAGGTAA